One Brassica napus cultivar Da-Ae chromosome C4, Da-Ae, whole genome shotgun sequence genomic region harbors:
- the LOC106440495 gene encoding membrane metalloprotease ARASP, chloroplastic gives MLLNISSPSISHRNPHFLSPLNHLPPRSKTHLSKSHLYPNPSAFPNQTLRNRAPFGNKSPPHGERLRLRPKALPGIDLGSFESVLEATAVLTAIIVVHESGHFLAATLQGIHVSKFAVGFGPILAKFDFKNVEYSLRAFPLGGFVGFPDNDPDSEIATDDENLLKNRPVLDRSIVVSAGIIANVIFAYVIIFVQVLSVGLPVQEAFPGVLVPEVKTFSAASRDGLLSGDVILSVDGAELSKTGPDAVSKVVDIVKRSPESDVLFRIERGNQDLVVRVRPNKNFDGTGKIGVQLSPNVRITKVRPRNVPEAFRFAGKEFMGLSSNVLDGLKQTFFNFSQTASKVAGPVAIIAVGAEVARSNTDGLYQFAALLNINLAVINLLPLPALDGGTLALILLEAVRGGRKLPVEVEQGIMSSGIMLVIFLGLFLIVKDTLSLDFIQEML, from the coding sequence ATGCTATTAAACATCTCATCTCCCTCAATCTCTCATCGAAACCCTCACTTCCTCTCCCCTCTCAACCACCTCCCTCCCCGATCCAAAACCCACCTCTCAAAATCCCACCTTTACCCCAACCCCTCTGCTTTCCCCAACCAAACCCTCAGAAACAGAGCACCCTTTGGAAACAAGAGCCCCCCGCATGGAGAACGGCTCCGTCTCAGACCAAAAGCTCTCCCTGGGATCGACTTAGGAAGCTTCGAGTCCGTCCTGGAAGCAACAGCCGTCCTCACCGCCATCATCGTCGTCCACGAGTCCGGCCACTTCCTCGCCGCCACCCTCCAAGGAATCCACGTGAGTAAGTTCGCTGTCGGGTTCGGTCCGATTCTAGCTAAGTTCGATTTCAAGAACGTTGAGTATTCCCTTAGGGCGTTCCCTCTTGGCGGGTTCGTTGGCTTCCCCGACAACGATCCCGACAGCGAGATTGCAACCGACGATGAGAACTTGCTCAAGAACAGACCGGTTTTGGATAGATCGATTGTTGTCTCGGCGGGGATCATCGCTAATGTGATATTTGCTTATGTTATAATCTTTGTACAAGTGTTGTCCGTTGGTTTGCCTGTTCAAGAAGCGTTCCCTGGTGTTCTTGTTCCCGAAGTTAAGACCTTTTCTGCTGCTTCTCGTGATGGGTTGCTTTCTGGTGACGTTATCCTTTCTGTCGATGGTGCTGAGCTGTCTAAGACTGGTCCTGATGCTGTCTCTAAGGTTGTTGATATTGTTAAAAGAAGCCCCGAGAGTGATGTGTTGTTTAGAATCGAGAGAGGGAATCAAGATTTGGTTGTTCGGGTTAGGCCTAATAAGAACTTCGATGGGACGGGGAAGATCGGTGTTCAGCTGTCTCCAAACGTTAGAATCACTAAGGTGAGGCCGAGGAACGTTCCTGAAGCGTTTAGGTTCGCGGGGAAGGAGTTTATGGGGCTGTCTTCTAATGTCTTGGACGGTCTGAAGCAGACGTTCTTCAACTTCTCTCAGACTGCGAGTAAAGTGGCAGGTCCCGTGGCGATCATTGCGGTGGGAGCAGAGGTGGCGAGATCGAACACCGACGGGCTTTACCAGTTCGCGGCGCTGCTGAATATCAACCTCGCCGTGATCAATCTCTTGCCGTTGCCTGCTCTCGACGGCGGAACGTTGGCGTTGATACTGTTGGAGGCGGTTAGAGGAGGGAGGAAGCTTCCTGTGGAGGTGGAGCAGGGGATCATGTCTTCAGGGATCATGCTTGTGATATTCCTTGGATTGTTTCTCATTGTCAAGGACACACTTAGCCTTGATTTCATTCAAGAAATGTTGTAG